The following proteins come from a genomic window of Deltaproteobacteria bacterium:
- a CDS encoding SDR family NAD(P)-dependent oxidoreductase has product MSQLQDKVCIVTGAGRGIGRAIALAAAENGCRVVLASRTTDQLAAVQTAIAERGGQASPCRTDLSSHEDLAALVQHTLDCFGTIDFLVNNAGWGVKANVVKSKVEDWERTLRVNLLAPMILSRLVLPTLMTRHTGAIVNVSSISGRAGQAGSAAYAASKFGLIGFSQSLFEEVREHGIKVAAIMPGFVDTGMIPPVKHLDRSRMIQPEDVAQAVLFVLSAPPTACPVEITVRPQRTPYR; this is encoded by the coding sequence GTGAGCCAGCTCCAGGACAAGGTCTGCATCGTCACCGGGGCGGGGCGGGGCATCGGCCGCGCCATCGCACTGGCGGCCGCGGAGAACGGTTGCCGCGTGGTGCTCGCGTCAAGGACCACGGACCAGTTGGCGGCGGTTCAGACGGCCATCGCGGAGCGCGGAGGACAGGCTTCCCCTTGCCGCACCGACCTGTCCAGCCACGAAGATCTCGCCGCCCTCGTCCAGCACACCCTCGACTGTTTCGGCACCATCGATTTCCTCGTCAACAACGCCGGCTGGGGCGTCAAGGCCAACGTCGTCAAGAGCAAGGTGGAGGACTGGGAGCGGACCCTTCGCGTCAACTTGCTGGCGCCCATGATCCTCTCCCGGCTCGTGTTGCCGACCCTCATGACCCGGCATACCGGCGCCATCGTGAACGTCTCTTCGATCTCGGGCCGGGCAGGGCAGGCAGGTTCCGCTGCCTACGCCGCCTCCAAGTTCGGGCTCATCGGCTTCAGTCAGTCGCTGTTCGAAGAGGTGCGGGAGCACGGCATCAAGGTGGCGGCCATCATGCCCGGCTTCGTCGACACCGGGATGATCCCGCCGGTCAAGCACCTGGATCGCTCCCGGATGATCCAGCCGGAGGACGTGGCCCAGGCCGTGCTCTTCGTCCTGAGCGCGCCGCCTACGGCATGTCCGGTGGAGATTACGGTGCGCCCGCAACGCACCCCGTATCGGTAA
- a CDS encoding nuclear transport factor 2 family protein, with protein MAAEDPVNDVNRRFYEAFESLDFKRMEGIWLREDYIKCVHPGWALLTGWDAVMESWRRIFENTQEMHFGLTDVRIQMQGGLAWVTLYENLNSTLEGQNNAAVVLTTNIYEERPEGWFMIHHHGSPVMMRPPEPHPTVQ; from the coding sequence ATGGCCGCGGAAGATCCGGTCAACGACGTCAACCGGCGGTTCTACGAGGCGTTCGAAAGCCTCGACTTCAAGCGCATGGAAGGTATCTGGCTGCGCGAGGACTACATCAAGTGCGTCCATCCCGGCTGGGCCCTGCTCACCGGCTGGGACGCCGTGATGGAAAGCTGGAGGCGTATCTTCGAGAACACGCAGGAAATGCACTTCGGCCTGACCGACGTGCGGATCCAGATGCAAGGCGGACTCGCCTGGGTGACCTTGTACGAGAACCTGAACTCCACGTTGGAAGGCCAGAACAACGCGGCCGTGGTGCTCACCACCAACATCTATGAAGAGCGCCCGGAAGGCTGGTTCATGATCCATCACCACGGCTCGCCCGTGATGATGCGCCCGCCCGAGCCGCATCCCACCGTTCAGTGA